DNA from Prunus persica cultivar Lovell chromosome G6, Prunus_persica_NCBIv2, whole genome shotgun sequence:
TCTTCTACATAGGCTTTCAGaatgattttataaatttcatttatattCAATCGTCTCATGCAGTGATGCCAGCACATTTTTCATTTGTCTTCCTTAGCATTTTCCTTAGTTTGTTCTCAAGATGATTGATTGCATATGTACTCTTTTTGTGACTATGGTTTAAGGTTCCATGAGGTTGATACAAGCTGTTGTCCCTCACATGGCATCAAGGAAAAAGGGAAAGATTGTAAATCTTGGAAGTGTTACTGTTTTGGCCCCTGGACCATGGGCTGGTGGTTACACAGCATCCAAAGCTGCTCTTCAAGCACTTTCTGATTCTTTAAGGTTTGTGCATCCCCATATCGCTTGTGGTTCGTATTACATACCTGTTTTATTCTCAGTTTAAACTTTGGttcatatataattacatCAAAAGAATACTCTGGTTCGTATCTAGTAGTGTTCCCCCTTTCATctcataaaaattgaaaattggtgCTTGGATAAAACTCTTCTGAGTTATTTCAATGTTAGGAAGTGACTAGTTCTTATGAAAGGAATAAGCAGCATCAACAAAATTCCTGTTGAAAATGTTAGAAGATATGTGACAAAAGGAAATTTCCTAAATTCCTAGCCATTTGTTTTAAATGATTATTTTGTCTAAAATTTTGTTGTATTGATTTCGGCATGCAATTCAATCAAAATGATGGGTGTACAAGTTTAAGACTAGGAACAACATAGATTGTAattaatgttttgtttttgcaaagGAATGATCTCTGCCCCATCTAACATCTGGTTGTGGGAATGTCAGATATACTTTTCTTAAAATTCTTGCTGGTTGACATGCCACTTAAATTTACTAATTCTGTACAGCTTTGTCATCtttgattgttttcttttccccttTTATGATTACTAATTATCCGCAAAATATCCATGTTTATTAGATTGGAACTCAGGCACTTTGGGATCAATGTAATCACTGTTGTACCTGGAGCTATTAGGTCAAATATTGGAAATTCTGCTTTAGCCGGCTACAACCAGATGCCTGAAtggaaattatataaacctTTTGAAGCAGCAATCCGCGCTAGAGCAACTATGTCACAAGGACCCCATTCAACCTCTGCCGAAGAGTTTGCAAAGAGGACTGCGGCTGCCATTCTGAAGGAGAATCCACTAGCTTGGTTCTCCTATGGCCACCACTCTACCATTTTCGCAATCTTGTATCATCTGCCACTGTTCATAAGGGATTTTGTCATGAAGAAAGCAATGAAATGTTGAGCTCCTACATTCTTTATGGTTTTGTTTCCTAATAGTTTTGTCTGTGTGCTCAAAGTACATGTATCAAGATCGCCTTATACATGAAGAAAGCATCATGTTCGTTAATAACGTAACAGGTTACAAGTGAAAAATATTTCCATGTGTGATTTATGTATCTTCCTTCACCTCAGTAGTGCATATGAATAATGTTATATTTGGTAAAAGAGCTTGGCCAATGCCTAGCAATCGGTTCATGATTGCATTTGATTTGAGTTTCACTGCCTAGTATAAGTTGTGTTTGTGGAAAGATAATCATGGAGATTTGAATAGGATGGTATGCAAATGAGCTCtatttgatcaaattcttcAAATCTGTTCAgaatctctttttcttctacttgCACAGATAAGATTTAAGGTCCTTCAACTTTCAACTACAAACAATTTCGAGATATGCTGTGGGTTGTAGATATGCATCATAAGAACCTGATTAAGTTGCTTTGCTGCAGTGGGTAGGAGATATCCAGATTCCAGGAGTGTACAAACAATTTTGTAGGGTGTGCTTGATCATTTCTAATACAAGCTTGGAGTAACCTTCAACTACGATGTTTGGCTATAATAATTATCCAAAAATATTGTTGGGAAAATGATATGGATATTTATCCGACCGATTAAATTTATATTGGATC
Protein-coding regions in this window:
- the LOC18773290 gene encoding NADPH-dependent 1-acyldihydroxyacetone phosphate reductase — encoded protein: MEFCGQQVVLISGCSQGGIGHALARAFAAEDCLVVATSRSLSSMADLQEDPRLFLQELDVVSDESVDHVVSSVLEKYGRIDVLINNAGVQCVGPLAEVPLSALQNTFNTNVYGSMRLIQAVVPHMASRKKGKIVNLGSVTVLAPGPWAGGYTASKAALQALSDSLRLELRHFGINVITVVPGAIRSNIGNSALAGYNQMPEWKLYKPFEAAIRARATMSQGPHSTSAEEFAKRTAAAILKENPLAWFSYGHHSTIFAILYHLPLFIRDFVMKKAMKC